One genomic segment of Echeneis naucrates chromosome 18, fEcheNa1.1, whole genome shotgun sequence includes these proteins:
- the mrpl48 gene encoding large ribosomal subunit protein mL48: MSSAFRRLQVCVLNPVLALCRATPSVQSPVCDMASVNDRQYHSMPTHGIGKWSYLVKRKGPKKKKDRFQMKPVVAASDTAYGTLNVKVSGYDMTLVEHYAQYIHNFCNRLDIKVGLCYALPTKTTEVMLMQEQGTKMYVDAVLKTHERVIQLTSLKSTLCPVFMDVLLKNQPEGVQLSVKEHTEADYKMRFKARPALEELLAQMNH; encoded by the exons ATGAGTTCAGCTTTTCGGAGG ttgcaggtgtgtgtgttgaatcCTGTTCTGGCATTATGCCG GGCCACACCATCTGTCCAGTCTCCTGTATGTG ACATGGCTTCTGTAAATGACAGGCAGTATCACAGCATGCCAACGCACGGGATCGGGAAGTGGAGCTACcttgtgaaaagaaaaggg ccgaagaagaagaaagacagattTCAGATGAAACCAGTCGTCGCAGCATCAGACACAGCGTACGGGACTCTGAATGTGAAGGTGTCGGGTTATGACATGACGTTGGTGGAGCACTACGCCCAATACATCCACAACTTCTGCAACCGCCTCGACATTAAAGTGGGACTGTG CTATGCTTTGCCAACCAAGACTACAGAGGTCATGCTGATGCAAGAGCAAGGGACCAAGATGTACGTTGATGCCGTCCTGAAGACTCACGAGCGAGTCATCCAG TTGACAAGCTTGAAGAGTACGCTGTGTCCCGTCTTCATGGACGTCCTTCTGAAGAATCAACCCGAAGGAGTTCAGCTTTCAGTGAAAGAG CACACTGAGGCTGACTATAAAATGCGTTTTAAGGCACGTCCAGCgttggaggagctgctggctcAGATGAACCATTAA